From a single Mycolicibacterium mengxianglii genomic region:
- a CDS encoding DUF2599 domain-containing protein: MLRIAAAGAACVAVGASLLMATPAHADDDPPPPYVSHVEWAKWGDLSSLRVYPTAAGRSLAGDIGQRTAGEEAWGEVLALSPDAAIPGMREQFLCHWAFAELVNPGKVSWNLEPWRPEVSEAEMYDANCNPGGTEEPF; the protein is encoded by the coding sequence ATGCTTCGGATAGCGGCTGCCGGTGCAGCATGTGTTGCAGTGGGCGCATCGTTGTTGATGGCCACCCCGGCCCACGCGGATGACGATCCGCCCCCTCCGTACGTTTCTCACGTCGAGTGGGCGAAGTGGGGCGATCTGTCCAGCCTGCGGGTGTACCCGACCGCGGCCGGCCGCTCGCTGGCCGGCGATATCGGGCAGCGCACCGCGGGTGAAGAGGCGTGGGGCGAAGTGCTCGCCCTCTCGCCCGACGCCGCGATCCCCGGAATGCGTGAGCAGTTCCTGTGTCACTGGGCTTTCGCGGAATTGGTGAACCCGGGGAAGGTCAGCTGGAACCTGGAGCCCTGGCGCCCCGAGGTTTCCGAAGCCGAGATGTATGACGCGAACTGTAATCCCGGTGGCACCGAAGAGCCGTTCTGA
- a CDS encoding DUF2516 family protein, with amino-acid sequence MLQGVAGLVLSAVHIGVLIATLYALVHGALQRPDAYTAADKLTKPVWLIILGVALLLAIVMGPGFGSAIAACAAGVYLVDVRPKLLEVQGKSR; translated from the coding sequence ATGCTTCAAGGTGTGGCGGGTCTCGTCCTGTCTGCAGTGCATATCGGCGTCCTGATCGCGACGCTCTACGCGCTGGTGCACGGTGCTCTGCAGCGGCCCGACGCGTACACCGCGGCCGACAAGCTGACCAAGCCGGTGTGGCTGATCATCCTCGGTGTCGCCCTGTTGCTGGCCATCGTGATGGGCCCGGGGTTCGGGTCGGCCATCGCCGCCTGCGCCGCCGGCGTGTACCTTGTCGACGTCCGCCCCAAACTGCTTGAAGTCCAAGGAAAGTCGCGCTAG
- a CDS encoding heparin-binding hemagglutinin, translating to MAENPTVEELKAPLLAAVGAADLALATVNEIVAALRERADDARADATARAEDRRAALTTAVDETRDRITKLQEDLPKQFGELQEKLTADELRKVAEGYAEQAQSTYGRLIERGEAALERLRSQPALEEAAERAEGYVDQAVELTQDALGTVATQTRAVGERAAKLVGVELPKKAEDAAAPVKEAAKKVPAKTPATPAKKAPAKATPAKAAPAAKKAPAKKAPAKKVTQK from the coding sequence ATGGCCGAGAACCCGACCGTTGAAGAACTGAAGGCCCCGTTGCTCGCCGCCGTCGGCGCTGCCGACCTGGCGCTGGCCACGGTCAACGAGATCGTCGCCGCCTTGCGCGAACGTGCCGACGATGCCCGCGCCGACGCCACCGCCCGCGCTGAAGACCGCCGCGCAGCGCTGACCACTGCGGTGGACGAGACCCGCGACCGCATCACCAAGCTGCAGGAGGACCTGCCCAAGCAGTTCGGCGAACTGCAGGAGAAGCTCACCGCTGACGAGCTGCGTAAGGTCGCCGAAGGCTACGCCGAGCAGGCGCAGAGCACCTACGGCCGGCTGATCGAGCGCGGCGAGGCTGCTCTCGAGCGGCTGCGGTCCCAGCCGGCCCTCGAAGAGGCCGCGGAACGCGCTGAAGGCTATGTCGACCAGGCCGTCGAGCTGACCCAGGATGCACTGGGCACCGTCGCCACCCAGACCCGTGCGGTCGGCGAGCGCGCCGCCAAGCTGGTCGGTGTCGAGCTGCCGAAGAAGGCCGAGGACGCCGCGGCCCCGGTCAAGGAAGCCGCCAAGAAGGTGCCGGCCAAGACCCCGGCCACCCCCGCCAAGAAGGCGCCCGCCAAGGCCACGCCGGCCAAGGCCGCCCCGGCCGCGAAGAAGGCCCCGGCGAAGAAGGCTCCCGCCAAGAAGGTCACCCAGAAGTAA
- a CDS encoding helix-turn-helix domain-containing protein, with the protein MSQDENLATVVTHAASDIGGFIRAQREAAQVSVRQLAEKAGVSNPYLSQIERGLRKPSAEVLNQIAKALRVSAEVLYVQAGILEPGEPNAVRDAVVTDMAITERQKQVLLDIYASFIQQNEAAGPQGEEALQQDEPAREEFTTD; encoded by the coding sequence ATGTCGCAGGACGAAAATCTTGCCACCGTGGTCACCCATGCCGCGTCTGATATCGGCGGCTTCATCCGGGCGCAACGCGAAGCCGCGCAGGTATCGGTTCGGCAGTTGGCCGAGAAGGCCGGGGTGAGCAACCCCTACCTCAGCCAGATCGAACGCGGGCTGCGCAAGCCGTCTGCCGAAGTGCTCAACCAGATCGCCAAGGCGCTGCGGGTCTCCGCCGAAGTGCTCTACGTCCAGGCCGGAATCCTGGAACCCGGTGAGCCCAACGCGGTTCGAGACGCGGTCGTCACGGATATGGCCATCACCGAGCGGCAGAAGCAGGTGCTGCTCGACATCTATGCCTCGTTCATCCAGCAGAACGAAGCAGCCGGCCCGCAAGGCGAAGAAGCCCTCCAGCAAGACGAACCTGCCCGTGAGGAGTTCACCACTGATTGA